In Nocardioides sp. W7, the genomic stretch CTCACCCGGGTGCCGCCGAAGGCCTGGCAGGGGGCGACGTTCAACGTGGCGTCGTACAACGTCCTCGGCGCGAGCCACACCCGAGGCCCCAAGCGGCGCAAGGGGTACGCCGGCGCCGAACAGCGGCTCCCCGCACAGCTGGAGCTGCTCGGCGCCAAGGAGGTGAGCGTCGCCGGTCTGCAGGAGTTCCAGTACCCCCAGGTGCACCAGCTGCGCGAGCGCACCGGCGACACCTGGGGGATCTTCCCGGGCGTCGAGCGGGGCAACTGGCTCGCCGACAACTCGATCGTGTGGCGCACCGACCAGTGGCAGGCACTCACGACGCGGACCGTGCAGATCCCCTACTTCCGCGGGAAGCCGACCCCGATGCCGTACGTGCTGCTCCAGCACATCGCCTCGGGCCGGCGGGTGTGGTTCGCGAACTTCCACAACCCCGCCAACGTCGCCGGCGAGGCGCGGCACCTGCGCGCCCAGGCCCTGGAGATCGAGGCGCGCCTGGCCAAGGAGCTCAGCGCCGACGGCACGCCGGTCGTCGTCACCGGCGACATGAACGACCGCAAGGAGTTCGCCTGCCCGTTCGCCTCGGCGAGCGGCATGCACTCCCCCAACGGCGTCACGATCCGCGACTCCTCGTGCGTCCTGCCCGGCAAGCTCGACGTGGACTGGATCTTCGGCACCCAGGACCTGACCTTCTCGGCCTTCGAGTCCGACGCCCAGAGCCAGGGCCGCAAGCTGAGCGACCACCCGCTGATCACCGCGACGGCGGCCCTGCCCGGGGTCGAGGACCGACCGGGGTGCGAGCCGCGGATCTCCCGCGACGGGGTCGTCTGGTACTGCCCGACCGGCTGAGCACGGCCCGGCCAGCGGCTGAGCGCGGGCCCGCGAGCCCGAGAGAGGTCAGCGGGACAGCGGGTCGCCGACGTCGGCGCGGTACTTGTCGAGGATCGCGTGTACGGCGGCCTCGTCACGGTCGGCGAGCGGGAGCAGCAGCTCGGTGACGACGTCGCACAGCTCGGCGAGGCGTACGTTGAGCTGGCGGCACTCCTGCACCTCCTCCTCGAGGACGCGCATGCGCTCCTGCATCGCGGCCCGGCTGCGGAACAACCTCTTCATCGACTCCATGAGACCACCATCCTGCACAACGTGGGGTCGGCGTCCGCCACTGCCCCGGGGATCCCCACCTGCGCCTCGGTGAGCTCGGTGAGCTCGTCCACCCGGCCGCCGAGGGCGCGGACGGCCTCGACCACCCGCTCGGACGGCACGGGGCGCAGGCCGGCCTCCCGGGAGTGGGCCGTGGCCGCGGTGTGGAACTGCAGGTAGCACCGGCCCGAGTCGCGGGTGATCGTGCGGGCCAGGCGCAGCAGGTGGGTCAGTCCGGTCAGGTCCACGGCGTCCACCACGTGGTGGGCGACGACGACCCGCGGTCCCTCCTCGCGGGCGAGCCAGGCGCCCACGGACAGCACCGAGCGCAGCTCGTGCAGGTTGACCCAGGCGAACTCGGCCCGGAGCCCCTTCCGCTCGGCACGGCCCCGGGCCCTGCGCAGGTCCGGTCCGAAGAAGTCCAGGCCTACGACCCGGCTTCCGGTCCGGCTCAGCCAGAGGGCGTCGGTGCCCTCGCCGCACCCGATGTCGACGAACGTGGCCGCGCCGCGCTCGCGGCGGCCGACCCACCGGACGAAGTCGCTCGGGGCACGCCGAGCGGGCTCGGACGTGGCGCCCCGGCGCCGGTTCCACCGCTCGTCGATGCCGACCCGGGTGCCGCGGAACCAGCCGGACAGCCGGCGCTGGGTGCTCCGCGGGGTCGTGAACTGGTACGCCGGGTCCGGCGTACGCCACGTGGGGCCGTACATCGCCTCGAGCAGGTGGCTCGGCTCCGCCGGCGCAGGGAGCTCCCGGCCGGCGAGCACGACGGTGCTGCGCGGGTAGAGCCACTCCTTGCGGAACGGGTGGCCCACCTCGCCCATCAGGTAGAGCATGTCCTCGCGCAGGAACCCGCCGAAGACGTCCAGGCCACGGGGCGAGCCGTCGGCCTCCTTGGCGACGACCTTCAGTCCGAGTCCGCTGTAGCGGTGCACCGGGAAGCCCATCTCCCGCAGCCGCCGCTGCAGCTGGAAGGACTCGCGGATGACGTCGACGGGGTGCTCGAACCGGCTCACGTAGCCGAGGTCGGCGTCGGAGTCGTGGCCGATGAAGTCCTGGTCGCGCACCGCGCCGAGCAGGGTGCCGTACGCGACGAAGGGCTCGACGCCCGCCGCCTCGAGGGCGCCGAGCACGACCTCGATGGTGTCGAGCAGCGGCAGCATCTGCTCGGGGTCGCGGTCCCCGAAGAGCCGGGTCAGCCGCAGGCTCTTGTCCAGCGCGAGCGGGTTCCCCTGCCGGTCGCGCACGCTGACCGGCCCCTCGCCCGTGCCGAGCCGGGCCGGGGCCGAGAGCCACACCGTCCCGTCGACCGGGTCGGCCAGCGTGACCTCGACCGAGCCGTCGAGGAAGCGGCGCAGGGCGGGCGGCCAGGGGTAGTGCCGGCGCTCGTCCTGCTGCGTCGTGTCCCGCTCCAGCCAGAAGGAGAAGACCCGCTGACCGTCGAAGAGCACGTTGGCCGGGACGTCGTCGGTGACGGCGAAGGTGAGCCCTCGGTCGTCGACGGCGAGGTCGGTGACGGGCGCCGTCGTCCGGGGTGGCATGCGGGTCATGCTAGTGGTCACCGCCGGTGATTCGTCGGGGGTGGCCCGTGCTCCGGGTGCGTGCATCGCCAGGCGCCGGAGCGAGGCAGACCGGGTTTGTCTGGCGAGCGACGGCAACGCAGCGAGGTGCGTGCCCGGGGTGCGGGACACCTGACGAATCACTGGTGGTGACCACTGGTCACCGGGGATCCGGGCCGCCGGTCGCGGTGCCGCCCGCGGGCTCGCTCGCTAGAGTGCCCGGCGTGATCGTCACCGTGACCACCCTCAAGGACCGCCTGACGAACGTCCAGCGCTTCGTCCGGGGCAACCTCGCCGGCGGGGTGGACCACCTGATCGTCTTCCTCGACGCCCCCGACGACGAGGTCCTGGCGTGGCTGACGGACCAGCGCGAGGTGACCGTCGTGGTCACCGACGACTCGTGGTGGCACGACCAGCGCCCCCAGCTGCTCAACAAGCGCCAGCGGGTCAACGCCAACCTGGCCCGCGCCGTACTGCGGCGCCTGGACTGGGCGGAGTGGCTCTTCCACATCGACGCGGACGAGATCGTGCGGATCGACCGCGAGGCGCTCACCCAGGTGCCGCGCCGCCGCCCGGCCGTGGGGCTGCGACCGCTCGAGGTGGTCAGCCAGATGCACCCCGTCGGCGAGCCGCGGCTGTTCAAGCCCCTGCTCGGGGACGACGACCTGGCGCTCCTGCTGGCCCTCGGCGCCCTGCCCGAGGCGAGCAACTCCCTCTACTTCCGCAGCCACATCGCCGGCAAGGTCGGGGTCCGACCCCAGGCCGACGTGTGGCTGGGCATCCACAAGGCCACCGACAACGAGGACAACCGGCTCCCCCTGGTCCGTCGCCCGGGGTTCGAGATGCTGCACCTGGAGTCGTACTCCGGCGAGGAGTTCGTCCGGAAGTGGACCGCGATGGTCGGCTCGGGGCCGCGGATGCACTTCGGCACCCACCGGATGCAGCTCGCGACCGCGCTGAAGGCGGTCGTCGACAAGGACCTGCCGCCCGAGCAGCGGTCCCGGTTCTTCGAGCTGATCTACGAGCGCCACATGGCCGACCCGGTCGACCTGCTCCGCGACCTCGGCCTGCTGCGCGAGGTCGACCCGCTCCAGGGCGGCCACACCCCGCAGCCGCTGCCGGAGGGCGAGCGATCCCGCCTCGTCGGGTTCCTGGAGGAGCTCCGCGACCAGGACAAGTGGCAGTTCCTGCCCGACAGCGACCGCCGGGCCGACGCCGAGAAGGCGAAGGCCAAGGACCCCAGCCGGGAGACCGGCCCCGCCGAGGACCCGCCGCGCCGCCGACTGGGTCGCCTCCGGCGGTCCTGACCCGCCGGTCCGTGCGACCCGGCGAGTCACACGAACCACAACAATCCCAACAACATCACCTACCATGAACCCGTCGCCGCCGTCACCGGGAGTCTTGCCATGCGCCAGTCGAGCCGATCCTCCGAGCCCTCGGCTCCTCACATCGCCGGCCACCTTGCCGGTCGCATCCCCGGTCGCCGCCGGGCCCTCGTCGGGGCCCTCGCCGCAGCTCTCGCGCTGGGCGCCGTCGCCGCCGCCCCGACCGGATCGTCGAGCGCAGCCCCCGTCGCCGCAGCCGCCGCAGCCCCCGTCGCGGCATCGGCCGCCGCACTGCGGTCGGGCAACACCTCGTTCCAGGTGGCCTCGTTCAACGCGCTCGGTCACAGCCACACCAAGCCCGGCGGCGACCGCAAGGGCTGGGAGAGCGGCCCCAAGCGGATGCGGTACGCCACCCAGCTCCTGGAGGAGACCGGCGTCGACCTGGTCGGCTTCCAGGAGTTCGAGCCCCAGCAGTACGCCGCGTTCACCAAGCTGATGGGCGCGACCTGGTCGATCGCGCCGGGCCTGGACGCTTCGGGCTACGCGCAGTCCAAGGCCATCGCCTGGCGGACCGCCGACTGGACCCTGGTCAGCCAGACGACCTTCATGTCGCCGTACTTCGGCGGCCAGATGCAGGCTCGGCCCCTCATCCAGCTGCGCAACAACGCCACCGGCCAGCTGATCTGGGTGCTCAACACCCACAACCCGGCCAACACCCGCGGGGACGCCCAGAAGTGGCGCGACCAGGGCGAGCGCATCCAGGCCGCCCTGATCAACAACCTGCGCCGCCAGAACCCGCAGATCCCGGTCATCTTCGTCGGCGACATGAACGACCGGGAGCGCTTCTACTGCCCGATGACCTACCTGACCGAGCTCGAGTCGGCCAGCGGCGGCTACCACGAAGACGTCCCCGGTGGCGCCTGCCTGCCGGCCAAGCCGATGAAGGTCGACTGGATCATGGGCACGCCCGACATCTTCTGGTCGGGCTACACCAGCCTCGAGCAGGGCCTGATCAAGAAGACCTCCGACCACGCACTGATCTACGCCACAGCCACCATCCCCCCGGACGCCGCCGCCAAGGCGGGGATCAAGCGGGTCGTCGTCATCGACGTCGAGGGCCTGCGCTCCCCCGTCATCAGCGCCCGCCGGACCCCGACGCTGGCCTGGCTGCGCAGCAAGGGTGCCTCCACGCTGTCCGCCCGCACCCTGGAGGAGCGGACCACGTCGCTGCCGAACACCGTCAGCATGGTCACCGGCCGTCCCGTCCGACGCAAGGACGGCGGGCACGGCATCGCGACGGCATCGACGCGGGGCAACGCAACGGTCCACGGCGCCGCGGGCCGCTACGTCGCGAGCATGTTCGACGTCGCCCACGACGTGGGCATGACGACCGGGTTCTACTCCGGCGACGCCCGCTCCGGCCTGCTCGTGCGCTCCTGGAACGCCAAGTACGGCGCCGCGGACCGGATCGGCAGGAACAACGGTCGCGACAAGATCAACCGCTCCTATGTCGGCGACCGCGACAACGCCGCGTTCCGCGCCGCGCGCAAGCAGCTCGCGAAGTCGGCCCCCACGCTGACCTTCGTCCAGTTCGACGACGCCGCCCGGGCCGCCGAGAAGTACGGCCCCCGCAGCAGGAAGTACCTCGCGGCGCTCCGGCTCGCCGACGCCCGGGTCAAGCGGATCGTGAAGACGATCAGCAGCAACTCGCGCACGGCCGGCTCCACGATGGTCATCGTGACCGCGAGCGGCACCGGCCCGTCGCCGACCTCGAGTCGCGTCGTGCCGTTCCTGGTCTGGGGGCCGGGCGTCGCCCGGGCCGCCGACCTCTACGCCCTCAACCCGACGTACACCACCGCGACCGCGCGGCGCTCGAAGTACTCCGGCCGCCAGCCGATCCGGTCCGCGGCCGTCGCCAACCTGGTGACGAGCGTGCTCCGGCTGCCGGTGGTCGACGGGAGCGGGATCAACAGCAAGCAGGATCTCGACGTGTTCGATCCGGCCCTCACCGCGCCGCCCAGAAGCTCCGTGCCACGGTCATGAGCACCGCACCCTCGCGGGTCTACGCAGCCCGCCTGGTCGGTCTGCCGATCTTCGACCCGCAGGGCGACCAGGTCGGCAAGGTGCGCGACCTGGTGGTGGCGATCCGCTCGGAGGTGAGTCAGCCGCGGGTCCTCGGACTGGTGGCCGAGGTCTTCGGCCGGCGCCGGATCTTCGTGCCGATGACCCGGGTGACCAACATCGACGCCGGGCAGGTCTACACGACCGGGCTGCTCAACATGCGCCGCTTCGAGCAGCGCTCGACCGAGACCCTGGTGATCGGCCAGATGCTCGACCGCACCGTCACCATCTCGTCGAGCAGCGTCACCGGAGTCGTCTACGACGTCGCCATGGAGCAGGCCCGCAACCGCGACTGGGTGCTCAGCCGGGTGGCCATCCAGGAGCCGGCCAAGGGGTTGCGCCGCCGCGGTCAGACCCACGTCGTCGAGTGGCGCGACGTCGAGGGGCTCAGTCGCCGCGAGGAGTCCCAGGGCGCCACCCACCTCGTGCACGCGCTCAACGAGATGCGACCGGCCGACGCGGCCAACATGATCCACGACCTCCCGGTCGAGCGACGCGCTGCCGTCGTGGCCGCGCTCGACGACGAGCGGCTCGCCGACGTCCTCGAGGAGCTGCCGGAGGAGGACCAGGTGGAGATCCTCAGCCACCTCGACTCCGAGCGTGCCGCCGACGTCCTGGAGGAGATGTCGCCCGACGACGCCGCGGACCTGATCGCGGAGCTCTCCCCCGAGACCGCCGAGGCACTCCTGGAGCTGATGGAGCCCGAGGAGGCCGAGGACGTGCGGCGGCTGATGTCGTACGTCGAGAACACCGCCGGCGCGATGATGACGCCCGAGCCGGTGATCCTCGGTCCGGACGCGACCATCGCCGACGCGCTGGCCCATGTCCGCAACCCCGAGCTGACGCCCGCCCTGGCCGCCCTGGTCTACGTCTGCCGGCCGCCGCTGGAGACGCCGACCGGCAAGTTCCTCGGCGTCGCCCACATCCAGCGGCTGCTGCGCGAGCCGCCGTCCACCCTGGTGGCCGGGGCCCTCGACGACTCCATGGACCCGCTGCGCCCGGAGGCCACCATCGACCAGGTCGCCGCCCACCTGGCGACGTACAACCTCGTCGCCGCGCCCGTCGTCGACGACAACGGGCACCTCGTCGGGGCCGTGAGCGTCGACGACCTGCTCGACCACATGCTGCCGGAGGGCTGGCGCGACCAGGCGATCCGGTCGAACGAGCGCCGCCAGGGCCGCCAGGCGGGTTCTCGTGGCTGAGCGGCCGCCGCGGAGCCGGCTCGACGCGCCCCGCGAGCTGCGCCGGACCCTGGTGCGGCGGCCGGCGTACGACTCCGACACGTTCGGCGTCTTCGCCGAGCAGTTCGCCCGCTTCATGGGGACCGCGAGGTTCCTGCTCTACATGACCGGGTTCGTGATCATCTGGGTGGCCTGGAACGCCCTGGCCCCCGCGGACCTGAAGTGGGACGGCTACCCGTTCATCTTCCTGACCCTGATGCTCAGCCTGCAGGCGTCGTACGCCGCTCCGCTGATCCTGCTCGCGCAGAACCGCCAGGAGGCGCGCGACCGGGTGATCGCCGAGCAGGACCGCCAGGCCGACTCCCGCGCGCACGCCGACATGGAGTTCCTGGCCCGCGAGGTCGCGTCCCTGCGGATGGCCGTCGGCGAGGTCGCCACCCGCGACTTCATGCGCTCGGAGCTGCGTGCCCTGCTGAGCGAGCTCGACGAGCGTGCGGAGTCTCACGTCGCCGACGAGGATCCCGGACGACCTACCGCCTAGACTCGGGGATCATGAGCAACACCCTTCTCGAGCAGGTCAACGCCGCGCTCGCCACGGTCAACGACCCGGAGATCAAGCGGCCCATCACCGAGCTGGGGATGGTCGACTCCGTCGAGATCGACGATGCCGGTCTCGCGCACATCACGGTGCTGCTGACGGTGGCCGGCTGCCCCCTCAAGGACACCATCAACCGCGACGTCACGGCGGCCGCCGGCGGCGTCGCGGGCGTGACCGGGGTCGACCTGACCCTGGGCGTGATGACCGCAGAGCAGCGGGCCGGCCTCAAGGACATCCTCAGCGACGGCAAGGCGCAGCGCGAGATCCCGTTCGCGCAGCCCGGCTCGCTCACGAAGGTCTTCGCCATCGCCAGCGGCAAGGGCGGCGTCGGCAAGTCCTCGGTCACCGTCAACCTCGCGCTCTCGCTGGCCAAGCAGGGGCTGAAGGTCGGCCTCGTCGACGCCGACATCTACGGCCACTCGGTGCCGGCGATGCTCGGCGTGGCCGACGCCCGCCCGACCCAGGTCGACGACCTGATCATGCCCGTCCCCACGGCCTCCGGCGTCTCGGTGATCTCGATCGGCATGCTGAAGCCGCGTCGCGACCAGGTCGTGGCCTGGCGTGGTCCGATGCTCGACCGGGCCCTGGTCCAGATGCTCGCCGACGTCTACTGGGGCGACCTCGACGTACTCCTCCTCGACCTGCCGCCCGGCACCGGCGACGTCGCGATCTCGCTCGGGCAGCACCTGCCCGGCGCCGAGGTCATCGTGGTGACCACGCCGCAGGAGGCGGCGGCCGAGGTCGCCGAGCGGGCCGGCACGATGGCCTCGATGATGCACCAGCGCGTCGTCGGCGTCGTCGAGAACATGAGCTTCCTGCCCTGCCCGCACTGCACCGCGGAGGGCAAGGAGCACCGGCTGGAGATCTTCGGCAGCGGCGGCGGCGACCGCGTCGCGGCCACCCTCTCTGCCCGGTTCGGGTACGACGTGCCGGTGCTCGGCCGGATCCCGCTCGACCTCTCCCTGCGCGAGGGCGGCGACGTCGGCAAGCCGATCGTCGAGTCGGACCCCACCGCTCCGGCGGCCCGGGAGCTGTCCGGCATCGCCGAGAAGCTGTCGGGTCGGGGCCGGGGCCTCGCGGGCATGCAGCTCGGGCTGACCCCGAGCAGTAAGTTCTGACTCGTGTTCGGGGTCGGTCTGCCGGAGTTCGCAGTCATCGCCTTCGTCGCGGTACTCGTCTTCGGCCCGGACCGGCTGCCCGACCTGGCCAAGCAGGCGGGCGCCATGGTCCGCAAGGCCCGTCGCTTCGCCAACGCGGCCCGCGACGAGCTGCGTGACGAGCTCGGACCGGAGTACTCCGACCTCGAGCTGCGCGACCTCGACCCCCGCACGATCGTGCGCAAGCACATCGTCGAGGCGATGGAGGACGCCGACGCCGAGGAGAAGGCGCCTCGTCGGCGGGGCCTGCGCACTCTCGGCGAGGGCGAGATCCCGCCGTACGACGTCGACGCGACCTGACGGCTCAGTCCCGGCTCTGCACCGCGGCGAGGGTCGCGAAGGCCACCAGCACGGTGCGCCCCGCCTCCCCCACGACGACCTCCACGAAATCCGCGCCCACCCGGCGGGGTACGCCGTCGACCCGGCCCCCGTCGGTGTCGTGCAGCACGCACCGCTCCCCCGCGTCGGCCAGCCGGCGGAGCACCGACGCGCGGCCCAGCCGGGCCAGCGGTGACCAGGCCAGCTCGGGGACCGAGCGCGCGGACGCCCCGCTGACCGAGCGGATCGCGTCGAGGGCGATCACCCAGTCCTGATCGGCGGCGCGCACCAGGCACCACTCCGCGGCGACCCGCTCGAGGATGCCGGCGACCGCACCGACCCCGCTCACCTCGAGGCTCACCTCCAGGCCGGCCGAGGCGACCAGCCGGCTGGCCAGGGTGACGTGCTGGTACTCCGCGCGGCTGCGGTCGGCCAGCTCCGGCGCCCGCTCGGCGTCGTAGAGCGCGTCCGCCTGCTGCTCGAGGTCGTCGAGCAGTGCGAAGAGCTCGTCCTCCCAGGCCATGCCCCGACCCTGCCACACGTCCTCCGCCTGGGGACAAGCCGTTGACGACTTTGCAAAATATGCGTTGACTGATGCAAACAGACGCAAACGCAAAGGTTCTCGGATGAACGCCACCTGCGCACGCCTGCTGCGCTGCACCCTCGTGTGGCTGGCCAGCAGCATCGCCGCGGTCCTCGCCACCGCCGTGCTGCACGCGGACGCCCTGGCGCTGCGGGGCGGGCCGGGACCCGACCTGGAGAGCGCACTGGTGCGCTGTTGCTCCGCCGTACTGCTCGGCTGTGCCGCCTGGGCCTGGCTCGCGACCTCGACCCTGGTCCTCCAGGCGGCCCGCGGACGCGCCGGGTGGGCCGTGCCGGGAGTCCCCGCCTCCTGGCGGCGGCTGGTGCTCCTGGCCTGCGGCACGACCCTCGCGGCCGGCCTGAGCGTCCCCGCGTCGGCGGACCCCGGGTTGACCGGCCTGCCACTGCCCGACCGCGCCACCGGCGCGGCCACCCGTCCGGTCCCGGACCCGGCGACCCGCGTCTCCCTGGCGGCACCGCCGGCGGCACCGGTCACCGTGCGACGCGGCGACTCCTTGTGGGAGCTCGCCGCCTCCCAGCTCGGTCCGAGCGCCGCGCCGGCCGAGGTCGAGCGGCACTGGCGGCACCTCTACGCCCTCAACCGGCCCGTCGTCGGCCCGGATCCCGACCTGATCCACCCCGGCCAGCAGCTGCGGCTGCCCGCACCCCCTCAGGAGTCGTCATGAACCAGTCGCGTCCCGACAACGTCGTCCGACTCCGGGTGCCGGTCCCGGTCGCGAGCGTGCAGGGCACGCTCGCCCTCGACCTCCAGCCCCGGCACGACCCGCCGCGCGCCGTACCTCCGCAGGACCGGGGCTCGGGTGACGACGCCACCCCGGTCGACGTCCGACGCCGCCGGGAGGTCGAGCGCTGGGCGCACCGCTTCGCCCAGGCGGCGGTGGAGATCGTCGGCGGCGACCGTCCGGCGACCCAGCTGCTGCGCTGGACGACGGGCGAGGTCTACACCGACCTGCACCGCCGCGCCCTGCTCGTCGCCCGGGCCGGCGGGCACCAGCCCGGCGCCGCCCGGGTCCAGCCCGTCCGCCCCCAGGTCCTCAGCGTCCGCACCTGCTTCGTGGAGCACGGCGCCGTCGAGGCCGGCGTGCACGTGCGGTACGGCGACCGCTCCCGCGCCGTCGCCGCCCGCTTCGAGCTGAAGCGGAGCCGGCACGAGTCCACCCCGCGCTGGATCTGCACCGCCCTGGAGTTTGCTTGACCAGGAGCGTGCGAGGAACGAGCCCGCTCCGTGGGGTCAAGCAGGTTGAGCAAGCGCGCGGCTGAGGAACGAAGCCGCGACCGCGCGTCGAAACCCGGTGAGACGACAGTCGGCCGCAACCCGCGGGGGTTGCGGCCGACGGTCGGCCTGCTGGGTCTCGATACGTCGTCC encodes the following:
- a CDS encoding sec-independent translocase produces the protein MFGVGLPEFAVIAFVAVLVFGPDRLPDLAKQAGAMVRKARRFANAARDELRDELGPEYSDLELRDLDPRTIVRKHIVEAMEDADAEEKAPRRRGLRTLGEGEIPPYDVDAT
- a CDS encoding endonuclease/exonuclease/phosphatase family protein; translation: MTSWLRALGLGARRDPADQADSSDGRRARRGSRPSALEYVVGLAAVGAMIAALVVTLVPSALDAITPSDSPQTAPEASPAGSPSESVPASPTTSAPVPPTPPAETPAITPPATSFPSIARLDEVMGERGLTRVPPKAWQGATFNVASYNVLGASHTRGPKRRKGYAGAEQRLPAQLELLGAKEVSVAGLQEFQYPQVHQLRERTGDTWGIFPGVERGNWLADNSIVWRTDQWQALTTRTVQIPYFRGKPTPMPYVLLQHIASGRRVWFANFHNPANVAGEARHLRAQALEIEARLAKELSADGTPVVVTGDMNDRKEFACPFASASGMHSPNGVTIRDSSCVLPGKLDVDWIFGTQDLTFSAFESDAQSQGRKLSDHPLITATAALPGVEDRPGCEPRISRDGVVWYCPTG
- a CDS encoding Rv3235 family protein; amino-acid sequence: MNQSRPDNVVRLRVPVPVASVQGTLALDLQPRHDPPRAVPPQDRGSGDDATPVDVRRRREVERWAHRFAQAAVEIVGGDRPATQLLRWTTGEVYTDLHRRALLVARAGGHQPGAARVQPVRPQVLSVRTCFVEHGAVEAGVHVRYGDRSRAVAARFELKRSRHESTPRWICTALEFA
- a CDS encoding DUF6752 domain-containing protein, with product MKRLFRSRAAMQERMRVLEEEVQECRQLNVRLAELCDVVTELLLPLADRDEAAVHAILDKYRADVGDPLSR
- a CDS encoding CBS domain-containing protein; this encodes MSTAPSRVYAARLVGLPIFDPQGDQVGKVRDLVVAIRSEVSQPRVLGLVAEVFGRRRIFVPMTRVTNIDAGQVYTTGLLNMRRFEQRSTETLVIGQMLDRTVTISSSSVTGVVYDVAMEQARNRDWVLSRVAIQEPAKGLRRRGQTHVVEWRDVEGLSRREESQGATHLVHALNEMRPADAANMIHDLPVERRAAVVAALDDERLADVLEELPEEDQVEILSHLDSERAADVLEEMSPDDAADLIAELSPETAEALLELMEPEEAEDVRRLMSYVENTAGAMMTPEPVILGPDATIADALAHVRNPELTPALAALVYVCRPPLETPTGKFLGVAHIQRLLREPPSTLVAGALDDSMDPLRPEATIDQVAAHLATYNLVAAPVVDDNGHLVGAVSVDDLLDHMLPEGWRDQAIRSNERRQGRQAGSRG
- a CDS encoding class I SAM-dependent methyltransferase, giving the protein MPPRTTAPVTDLAVDDRGLTFAVTDDVPANVLFDGQRVFSFWLERDTTQQDERRHYPWPPALRRFLDGSVEVTLADPVDGTVWLSAPARLGTGEGPVSVRDRQGNPLALDKSLRLTRLFGDRDPEQMLPLLDTIEVVLGALEAAGVEPFVAYGTLLGAVRDQDFIGHDSDADLGYVSRFEHPVDVIRESFQLQRRLREMGFPVHRYSGLGLKVVAKEADGSPRGLDVFGGFLREDMLYLMGEVGHPFRKEWLYPRSTVVLAGRELPAPAEPSHLLEAMYGPTWRTPDPAYQFTTPRSTQRRLSGWFRGTRVGIDERWNRRRGATSEPARRAPSDFVRWVGRRERGAATFVDIGCGEGTDALWLSRTGSRVVGLDFFGPDLRRARGRAERKGLRAEFAWVNLHELRSVLSVGAWLAREEGPRVVVAHHVVDAVDLTGLTHLLRLARTITRDSGRCYLQFHTAATAHSREAGLRPVPSERVVEAVRALGGRVDELTELTEAQVGIPGAVADADPTLCRMVVSWSR
- a CDS encoding LysM peptidoglycan-binding domain-containing protein codes for the protein MNATCARLLRCTLVWLASSIAAVLATAVLHADALALRGGPGPDLESALVRCCSAVLLGCAAWAWLATSTLVLQAARGRAGWAVPGVPASWRRLVLLACGTTLAAGLSVPASADPGLTGLPLPDRATGAATRPVPDPATRVSLAAPPAAPVTVRRGDSLWELAASQLGPSAAPAEVERHWRHLYALNRPVVGPDPDLIHPGQQLRLPAPPQESS
- a CDS encoding alkaline phosphatase family protein, with the protein product MRQSSRSSEPSAPHIAGHLAGRIPGRRRALVGALAAALALGAVAAAPTGSSSAAPVAAAAAAPVAASAAALRSGNTSFQVASFNALGHSHTKPGGDRKGWESGPKRMRYATQLLEETGVDLVGFQEFEPQQYAAFTKLMGATWSIAPGLDASGYAQSKAIAWRTADWTLVSQTTFMSPYFGGQMQARPLIQLRNNATGQLIWVLNTHNPANTRGDAQKWRDQGERIQAALINNLRRQNPQIPVIFVGDMNDRERFYCPMTYLTELESASGGYHEDVPGGACLPAKPMKVDWIMGTPDIFWSGYTSLEQGLIKKTSDHALIYATATIPPDAAAKAGIKRVVVIDVEGLRSPVISARRTPTLAWLRSKGASTLSARTLEERTTSLPNTVSMVTGRPVRRKDGGHGIATASTRGNATVHGAAGRYVASMFDVAHDVGMTTGFYSGDARSGLLVRSWNAKYGAADRIGRNNGRDKINRSYVGDRDNAAFRAARKQLAKSAPTLTFVQFDDAARAAEKYGPRSRKYLAALRLADARVKRIVKTISSNSRTAGSTMVIVTASGTGPSPTSSRVVPFLVWGPGVARAADLYALNPTYTTATARRSKYSGRQPIRSAAVANLVTSVLRLPVVDGSGINSKQDLDVFDPALTAPPRSSVPRS
- a CDS encoding glycosyltransferase family 2 protein; translated protein: MIVTVTTLKDRLTNVQRFVRGNLAGGVDHLIVFLDAPDDEVLAWLTDQREVTVVVTDDSWWHDQRPQLLNKRQRVNANLARAVLRRLDWAEWLFHIDADEIVRIDREALTQVPRRRPAVGLRPLEVVSQMHPVGEPRLFKPLLGDDDLALLLALGALPEASNSLYFRSHIAGKVGVRPQADVWLGIHKATDNEDNRLPLVRRPGFEMLHLESYSGEEFVRKWTAMVGSGPRMHFGTHRMQLATALKAVVDKDLPPEQRSRFFELIYERHMADPVDLLRDLGLLREVDPLQGGHTPQPLPEGERSRLVGFLEELRDQDKWQFLPDSDRRADAEKAKAKDPSRETGPAEDPPRRRLGRLRRS
- a CDS encoding P-loop NTPase, giving the protein MSNTLLEQVNAALATVNDPEIKRPITELGMVDSVEIDDAGLAHITVLLTVAGCPLKDTINRDVTAAAGGVAGVTGVDLTLGVMTAEQRAGLKDILSDGKAQREIPFAQPGSLTKVFAIASGKGGVGKSSVTVNLALSLAKQGLKVGLVDADIYGHSVPAMLGVADARPTQVDDLIMPVPTASGVSVISIGMLKPRRDQVVAWRGPMLDRALVQMLADVYWGDLDVLLLDLPPGTGDVAISLGQHLPGAEVIVVTTPQEAAAEVAERAGTMASMMHQRVVGVVENMSFLPCPHCTAEGKEHRLEIFGSGGGDRVAATLSARFGYDVPVLGRIPLDLSLREGGDVGKPIVESDPTAPAARELSGIAEKLSGRGRGLAGMQLGLTPSSKF
- a CDS encoding DUF1003 domain-containing protein, with translation MAERPPRSRLDAPRELRRTLVRRPAYDSDTFGVFAEQFARFMGTARFLLYMTGFVIIWVAWNALAPADLKWDGYPFIFLTLMLSLQASYAAPLILLAQNRQEARDRVIAEQDRQADSRAHADMEFLAREVASLRMAVGEVATRDFMRSELRALLSELDERAESHVADEDPGRPTA